One genomic region from Melioribacteraceae bacterium encodes:
- a CDS encoding DUF5916 domain-containing protein has protein sequence MLFTKFRDFGNSISLLFLLLTSLIFAQSREPLKPLFTEKPPVIDASLDDEIWRSAPTVSDFKTFVPDFGKDLSEKTIVYMAYDKENLYFAYKCYDREPEKIRGTVTSRDNIRAEDWICINLDSFNDQQSLYALYVNPLGIQEDSRFTGNTEDTGIDLVWYSAGRIDPDGYTIEIKLPLKSLRYSNTNPVQMSVFFERKISRRAEQGSFPAMDPAKGYAFLTQMQPMFYYDIEHYTLFEILPAITYGERFIDRQGELKSEKVTKDLSVTMKYGITSDLIMDATYNPDFSQVEADAGQIDINLRYSLFFPEKRPFFLEGRENFGIAATSINEVDPIRSIVHTRNILSPIAGIKLAGKLSERNTIAAIYAIDEITNPAPGVEKNTHFPIIRYKRSLNEDSYMGIIAASEEQKNYFNRIAGVDGQIRLTEASQFEFNAILSQSKPVNTSDRVFGNTFGLKYNYSSRDIDMDYSVKNVTEDFAADMGYITRTGITSLAGYIKPKFYPAVQSIQRIDTELFTAQTKDNIYKKWETNNSLAATIFFLGSLNFRLKYAFSNEIFLNERFRTGGLSLSFGGLVSNLLNFALIYKKLNSIYYSSTPFEGSSNVVQAIAIYQPSEKITARIDFVFSDFKRDSDNLLLYEYPITRLRLTYQMNKYLFFRGIAEYNKFRKQLITDFLASFTYIPGTVLHFGYGSLYEKTEWFNGRYIPSDNFKETARSFFFKASYLWRL, from the coding sequence ATGCTTTTTACAAAATTTCGCGATTTCGGCAATTCCATTTCACTTCTTTTTCTTCTTCTAACGAGTTTAATCTTTGCTCAGTCCAGAGAACCGCTAAAACCTTTATTCACTGAAAAACCTCCCGTAATTGACGCCAGTCTCGACGATGAAATCTGGAGATCCGCGCCGACCGTTTCAGACTTCAAAACATTTGTCCCGGATTTCGGAAAGGATCTTTCGGAGAAGACGATCGTTTACATGGCATACGATAAAGAGAATCTATACTTCGCATACAAATGTTACGACAGGGAACCGGAGAAAATAAGAGGAACTGTTACTTCGAGAGACAATATAAGGGCAGAAGACTGGATCTGCATTAATCTCGATTCATTTAACGATCAGCAGAGTCTTTACGCGCTTTACGTTAATCCGCTTGGCATTCAGGAGGACAGCCGCTTCACCGGCAATACCGAAGATACCGGAATTGATCTTGTGTGGTATAGCGCCGGCAGGATTGATCCCGACGGATATACAATTGAAATAAAACTTCCGCTCAAGAGTTTGCGCTACTCCAACACTAATCCTGTTCAAATGTCGGTCTTCTTCGAAAGAAAAATCAGCCGAAGAGCCGAACAGGGAAGTTTCCCTGCAATGGACCCGGCAAAGGGATACGCTTTCCTTACTCAGATGCAGCCGATGTTCTATTACGATATCGAACATTATACCCTCTTCGAAATTCTTCCCGCAATAACTTACGGTGAAAGATTTATCGACAGGCAGGGAGAACTTAAAAGCGAGAAAGTAACAAAGGATCTTAGCGTTACCATGAAATACGGTATAACTTCGGATTTAATTATGGACGCGACTTATAATCCCGATTTTTCGCAGGTAGAGGCGGACGCAGGCCAGATTGATATTAACCTGCGGTACAGTCTCTTCTTTCCGGAGAAACGGCCTTTCTTTCTTGAAGGAAGAGAAAATTTCGGAATTGCTGCAACCTCTATTAACGAAGTTGATCCGATCCGATCTATTGTTCATACAAGAAACATATTAAGTCCGATCGCCGGAATTAAACTTGCCGGAAAATTAAGCGAGCGCAATACTATCGCCGCAATTTATGCAATTGATGAAATAACAAATCCGGCGCCGGGTGTGGAAAAGAATACTCATTTCCCGATCATTCGTTATAAAAGAAGTCTAAACGAAGACAGCTATATGGGTATTATTGCCGCTTCCGAAGAACAGAAAAATTACTTCAATAGAATTGCCGGGGTCGACGGACAGATCCGTCTGACTGAAGCGAGCCAGTTTGAGTTCAATGCCATACTCTCGCAAAGTAAACCGGTTAACACATCAGACCGGGTTTTCGGAAATACATTCGGATTAAAATACAATTACAGTTCGCGCGATATTGATATGGATTATTCTGTAAAAAATGTAACCGAAGATTTTGCGGCGGACATGGGATATATTACAAGAACAGGAATCACTTCCCTGGCGGGCTATATAAAACCGAAGTTCTACCCGGCTGTTCAATCGATTCAGAGAATCGATACCGAACTCTTTACAGCACAGACCAAGGACAATATCTATAAAAAATGGGAAACGAATAATTCACTCGCGGCAACAATTTTTTTCTTGGGAAGCCTCAATTTCAGATTGAAGTATGCTTTCTCAAACGAAATTTTTCTTAATGAAAGATTCCGTACCGGCGGATTAAGTCTTTCATTCGGCGGGCTCGTTTCCAATCTCCTGAACTTTGCTCTTATTTACAAAAAACTGAATTCTATTTATTATTCATCAACTCCGTTTGAAGGATCGAGCAATGTGGTTCAGGCAATTGCAATTTATCAGCCGTCCGAGAAGATAACTGCCCGGATCGATTTTGTATTCTCCGACTTCAAACGGGATTCCGACAATCTCCTTCTTTATGAGTACCCGATCACCCGTCTGCGATTGACTTACCAGATGAACAAATACCTTTTCTTCAGGGGAATCGCAGAATACAATAAATTCAGAAAGCAGCTAATAACCGATTTTCTCGCATCATTCACTTACATCCCGGGAACCGTACTTCATTTCGGTTACGGCTCGCTTTATGAAAAAACAGAATGGTTCAACGGCCGTTATATTCCATCGGATAATTTTAAGGAAACCGCCAGAAGCTTCTTCTTCAAGGCTTCATACCTGTGGCGGCTCTGA
- a CDS encoding DoxX family protein encodes MRFPVKNIKSKYAILLIRIMVGSVFVSEGIQKFLYPDQLGAGRFLKIGLPLPEFFGLFVPAIEILCGLFLLIGLYTRYAAVPLLIIMIVAIISTKIPILINDGFWKMAHDSRTDWSMLIGSIFIILADKGKLPLHKFIIKKVRKVDE; translated from the coding sequence ATGAGATTTCCTGTTAAAAATATAAAATCGAAATACGCAATCCTGCTTATAAGAATTATGGTTGGATCTGTATTTGTTTCCGAAGGGATTCAAAAATTTTTATATCCCGACCAGCTCGGTGCGGGACGTTTTCTAAAAATAGGTCTGCCGCTGCCGGAGTTCTTCGGTTTATTCGTCCCGGCAATCGAAATTCTCTGCGGACTCTTTCTTCTGATCGGTCTCTATACCCGTTATGCAGCTGTTCCTCTTTTAATCATTATGATTGTGGCAATAATTTCAACCAAGATTCCAATTCTGATAAATGATGGATTCTGGAAGATGGCTCACGATTCCCGAACCGATTGGTCAATGCTTATCGGGTCAATCTTCATTATTCTGGCTGATAAAGGGAAACTCCCGCTTCACAAATTCATTATTAAGAAAGTAAGAAAAGTAGATGAATAG
- a CDS encoding DUF805 domain-containing protein produces MEGLNEIFPYFNLSMALVSTIFAVTLTILIKEIVGKKWLLASVVINLITWPGFLIISILTQFTEDRYSLYQWYDVLNMFVLFGTACFGLFLFINWSATRIKLDLMDFLFSFKGRIPRSAFWISYCIMYPLGLILGFAPFTTDAVGLAKIIIWIVYGLWSIMSIWISLAVYTKRWHDINKSGLMTLIILIPLVGFIYFIVKLGFTKGTPDANSYGENPLLGIKLE; encoded by the coding sequence ATGGAAGGGTTAAATGAAATATTTCCGTACTTCAATTTATCAATGGCTCTTGTGTCTACTATATTTGCGGTCACTCTTACAATTTTAATTAAAGAAATCGTTGGCAAAAAATGGTTGCTTGCCTCTGTTGTAATTAATCTAATAACCTGGCCGGGATTTCTTATTATTTCCATCCTGACCCAATTTACAGAAGATCGGTACTCGCTCTATCAGTGGTATGATGTACTCAATATGTTTGTTCTTTTCGGAACAGCCTGTTTTGGACTTTTTCTTTTTATTAACTGGAGCGCCACACGAATTAAACTGGATTTAATGGATTTTCTTTTTTCATTTAAAGGAAGAATTCCGCGCTCAGCATTCTGGATCTCTTATTGCATTATGTACCCGCTTGGCTTGATTCTTGGCTTCGCCCCATTTACAACCGACGCTGTAGGCCTTGCCAAAATAATTATCTGGATTGTCTACGGACTGTGGTCAATAATGAGTATCTGGATCTCACTTGCTGTTTATACTAAACGCTGGCACGACATTAATAAATCCGGCTTGATGACGTTAATAATTCTTATTCCACTAGTCGGATTTATTTATTTTATTGTTAAGCTCGGATTTACAAAGGGAACGCCAGACGCAAATTCATATGGCGAGAATCCATTGCTCGGTATAAAATTAGAATAA
- a CDS encoding DEAD/DEAH box helicase translates to MNTFEEMGIRRNILEALKELGFENPMPIQIKVIPHLMESDYRDIVALAQTGTGKTAAFGVPIIEKTDPSINKIQYLILSPTRELCLQISDDLASFAKYLPEIKIAAVFGGASIERQIQKIQKGVHIVSATPGRLVDLINRRIVNLKSLKTVVLDEADEMLSMGFRDDLEAILKVTPEQKNTLLFSATMPKEVAALTKKYMTDPLEISVGTRNAGAESVEHFCYLINAKDRYLALKRIVDFNPDIYGIIFCRTRKETQEVADLLMKDGYNADSLHGDLSQAQRDIVMNKFRIRHLQLLVATDVAARGLDVDHLTHIINYNLPEELEIYTHRSGRTGRAGRKGISIVIAGQKEKGRIQQIEKQLKKKFSFVPVPSGKEICERQLFHLIDRVEKVEVDYSQIDPMLPDIFRKLEWLDREELIKKFVSVEFNRFLEYYKKAADLNSPREFGKTGKEKGAASGFARFFINLGRTDDLKPNTLMGLINEFTGIDNIEIGKIELLKNFSFFEVDSDFAQTVLNAFKDKSYKKRAIVLEPASSKGKSDSNKGNDRWKDKKEWKESKRNDKSRPKGGKRDGRDNRRERRRDDSAVSNKKERKKRFR, encoded by the coding sequence ATGAACACATTTGAAGAAATGGGGATCCGCAGAAATATACTTGAAGCATTGAAAGAACTCGGTTTTGAGAATCCGATGCCGATACAGATAAAGGTAATTCCTCACTTGATGGAATCGGATTACAGGGATATTGTTGCTCTGGCCCAGACAGGAACTGGCAAAACAGCCGCTTTCGGTGTACCGATTATTGAAAAAACCGATCCGTCAATAAATAAAATCCAGTACCTCATTCTCAGTCCCACAAGAGAACTCTGTCTCCAGATTTCTGACGACCTGGCCAGCTTTGCCAAGTATCTTCCCGAAATTAAAATTGCAGCTGTATTCGGGGGAGCTAGCATAGAGCGGCAGATACAGAAAATCCAGAAAGGTGTTCACATTGTTTCGGCCACACCCGGCCGGCTTGTCGATCTAATCAACCGTAGAATTGTAAATCTCAAATCGCTTAAAACAGTTGTTCTGGATGAAGCCGATGAAATGTTAAGTATGGGTTTCCGGGATGATCTTGAAGCAATTTTGAAAGTTACCCCGGAACAGAAAAACACACTCCTTTTTTCTGCAACAATGCCGAAAGAGGTTGCTGCTCTCACCAAAAAATATATGACCGATCCGCTCGAGATCTCAGTGGGTACACGTAATGCGGGAGCGGAGAGTGTCGAACATTTCTGCTATCTGATAAACGCTAAAGACCGTTATCTGGCATTAAAGAGAATTGTAGATTTTAATCCGGATATTTACGGCATCATCTTCTGCAGAACAAGAAAAGAAACACAGGAAGTTGCCGATCTTCTTATGAAAGACGGTTACAATGCCGATTCGCTTCACGGCGACCTTTCCCAGGCACAGCGCGATATTGTTATGAATAAGTTCAGGATCAGGCACCTTCAGCTTTTAGTGGCAACCGATGTTGCTGCGCGTGGACTCGATGTAGATCACCTTACACATATAATAAACTACAATCTTCCCGAAGAACTCGAAATTTATACTCACAGAAGCGGGCGCACAGGGCGCGCCGGACGGAAAGGAATATCGATTGTAATTGCCGGTCAAAAGGAGAAGGGAAGGATTCAGCAGATTGAAAAGCAGCTGAAGAAGAAATTTTCTTTCGTACCGGTTCCGTCGGGTAAAGAAATATGCGAGCGGCAGTTATTTCATTTAATCGATCGTGTCGAGAAAGTTGAAGTTGATTACTCCCAGATCGATCCGATGCTTCCTGACATTTTCAGAAAACTTGAATGGCTTGACCGTGAAGAGCTTATCAAAAAATTTGTTTCGGTTGAATTCAACCGCTTCCTCGAATACTATAAAAAAGCAGCCGATCTTAATTCGCCGAGAGAGTTCGGTAAGACCGGAAAAGAGAAAGGGGCGGCTTCTGGATTTGCCCGTTTCTTTATTAATCTTGGAAGAACGGACGATTTAAAACCGAATACGCTGATGGGGCTAATAAACGAATTTACAGGTATCGATAATATTGAGATCGGAAAGATAGAGCTTCTGAAGAATTTCTCGTTCTTCGAAGTTGATTCCGACTTTGCACAAACCGTATTGAATGCATTCAAAGATAAAAGCTATAAGAAAAGAGCTATTGTTCTAGAACCGGCTTCTTCTAAAGGGAAGAGCGATAGTAACAAGGGGAACGACCGCTGGAAAGACAAGAAGGAATGGAAAGAAAGTAAGAGAAATGATAAATCCCGACCAAAGGGTGGAAAAAGGGATGGAAGAGATAACCGGCGCGAAAGAAGGCGGGACGATTCAGCCGTTAGTAATAAAAAAGAAAGGAAAAAAAGATTCCGTTAA
- the chrA gene encoding chromate efflux transporter, translating into MNRLKELARLFLKLGLITFGGPAVHIAIFEDEVVTRRKWMTRQHFLDLVGATNLIPGPNSTEMAIHCGFHRAGIAGALVAGVSFTLPAVLITGIIAYFYSLYGNLPSAQPFLYGIKPAVIIIILNAVYKLGFKAVNYNPSFFKDRTNIKMTRDFVKFLILCILAVVVVSANFLGLNEITLILAGGIAGGSILYFSERKNFLFSFSPFMVFLLSPIYSFAESIAKSEISLTTLFLSFLKIGAVWFGSGYVLVAYFDGEFVQGLNWLTRQELIDAIAVGQFTPGPFLSSATFIGFQIAGLSGAALATIAITIPAFLFVFILNPIIPRIRKSEFISRLLDAVNVSAVAVMFAVGVKLALEVLVDWQTCLIAILSTIAFFTIKKINAAYIVAGGALAGYLLYLLI; encoded by the coding sequence ATGAATAGATTAAAAGAGCTCGCCAGGCTCTTCCTGAAACTTGGATTGATCACATTCGGCGGGCCGGCGGTTCACATCGCCATTTTCGAGGATGAAGTAGTTACACGTAGGAAATGGATGACGCGACAGCACTTTCTTGATCTGGTAGGTGCCACCAATCTTATACCGGGACCGAACTCAACAGAGATGGCTATTCACTGCGGATTTCACCGGGCCGGTATTGCGGGGGCTCTGGTTGCCGGAGTGAGCTTTACATTACCGGCTGTTCTTATAACCGGTATAATTGCCTACTTCTATTCTCTATACGGTAATCTTCCTTCAGCTCAACCTTTTTTATACGGCATTAAACCCGCCGTTATTATAATAATCCTGAACGCCGTTTATAAACTCGGATTTAAAGCCGTTAATTATAATCCCTCTTTCTTTAAAGATCGTACTAATATTAAAATGACCCGGGATTTTGTAAAATTTCTGATTCTCTGTATACTGGCGGTTGTTGTTGTTTCTGCCAATTTTTTAGGCCTGAACGAAATAACCTTAATTCTTGCCGGCGGAATTGCAGGCGGGTCTATTCTTTATTTTTCAGAAAGGAAGAATTTTCTTTTTTCCTTTTCACCGTTTATGGTTTTTCTGCTCTCACCTATCTACTCGTTTGCCGAATCAATTGCTAAATCAGAAATCTCACTTACAACTCTATTCCTATCCTTCCTAAAAATCGGTGCTGTCTGGTTCGGAAGCGGATACGTTCTTGTTGCTTACTTCGACGGCGAGTTTGTTCAGGGATTGAACTGGCTCACACGGCAGGAATTGATAGACGCAATTGCTGTCGGCCAGTTTACTCCCGGACCGTTTCTTTCATCAGCAACGTTTATCGGATTTCAGATTGCGGGATTGAGCGGAGCCGCGCTGGCAACAATAGCGATTACTATTCCGGCATTTCTCTTTGTTTTTATTCTCAACCCGATTATACCGCGTATAAGAAAATCTGAATTTATTTCCCGGCTTCTGGATGCAGTAAATGTAAGTGCTGTTGCCGTGATGTTTGCCGTTGGAGTGAAACTGGCATTAGAAGTTCTTGTTGACTGGCAAACCTGCCTGATTGCGATTCTGAGTACGATAGCTTTTTTTACTATAAAGAAAATAAATGCGGCTTATATTGTTGCCGGCGGAGCCCTTGCCGGCTACCTTCTTTATCTGCTTATTTAG
- a CDS encoding DUF5009 domain-containing protein, which yields MTAEKKERMISLDVFRGMTIAGMIIVNSPGNSSYVYPQLAHADWNGCTFADFIFPFFLFIVGVAVTLSLTKRKESGDNKSKLLFQVFRRSLIIYLLGMSLGVFPELNFANITFTGVLKRIAIVYFFTALIFLYSSIRIQTIITASLLIIYWFLLTFVPVPGIGSPNLGKETNLVAWLDNLLLKGYLSNGTWDSLGVLSTVPAIANALIGVLTGHLLLSDKDQITKTVYLFVAGNILLLSGYVWDFWFPINKNLWSSSFVLFTCGFALNLLALCYWTIDIKGFKWWTKPFLVFGMNAITVYYLAVLAGRYMKYIKVSDSGGSLVNLKVFIYNNFFLPLFSPVNASLVYSLVYTMMWLGFMWILYSRKIFIKV from the coding sequence TTGACCGCAGAAAAAAAAGAGAGAATGATCTCCCTGGACGTTTTCCGGGGAATGACGATTGCGGGAATGATAATTGTAAACAGTCCCGGCAACAGCAGTTATGTTTACCCGCAGCTTGCGCATGCCGATTGGAACGGGTGCACATTTGCCGATTTTATTTTTCCTTTTTTTCTTTTCATTGTAGGTGTTGCAGTTACGCTTTCGCTCACGAAAAGAAAAGAGAGTGGTGATAACAAATCAAAATTACTTTTTCAGGTTTTCAGAAGATCGCTCATAATTTATCTGCTCGGTATGTCGCTCGGCGTTTTCCCGGAACTTAATTTTGCAAACATTACTTTTACCGGGGTTCTCAAACGGATTGCCATAGTCTATTTTTTTACAGCGCTTATATTTCTCTATTCAAGTATTCGTATTCAAACAATTATTACAGCATCGCTTCTTATTATCTACTGGTTCCTTTTAACTTTTGTGCCGGTCCCGGGAATCGGAAGCCCTAATCTTGGCAAGGAAACGAATCTGGTCGCATGGCTCGACAATCTTCTGCTTAAGGGATATCTTTCTAACGGGACGTGGGATTCTCTCGGTGTTCTAAGTACTGTCCCGGCAATTGCAAATGCCCTTATCGGCGTTTTAACTGGTCATCTTCTCCTCTCCGACAAAGATCAAATAACCAAAACGGTTTATCTGTTTGTCGCCGGGAATATTCTTCTCCTATCGGGCTACGTGTGGGATTTCTGGTTTCCTATTAATAAAAACCTTTGGAGCAGTTCCTTTGTTCTTTTCACGTGCGGATTTGCCCTTAATCTGCTTGCCCTCTGCTACTGGACGATCGACATTAAAGGTTTTAAATGGTGGACCAAACCTTTCCTTGTATTCGGAATGAATGCGATTACCGTCTATTATCTTGCTGTACTTGCAGGCAGATACATGAAATATATAAAGGTCTCTGATTCTGGTGGAAGTCTGGTCAACCTGAAAGTTTTTATATACAATAATTTCTTTCTCCCCTTATTCAGCCCTGTTAACGCTTCGCTGGTTTATAGCCTTGTATATACGATGATGTGGCTGGGATTTATGTGGATTTTATATTCCAGAAAAATATTTATTAAAGTTTAA
- a CDS encoding DUF5916 domain-containing protein: MQSIIDRFRYSYNQIHIIIFISLFISGSFNAQSKSVKAVKVNEAPVINGLLDDPVWQKGIITNDFLQQEPIPNSNPSLKTEFRIIYDDENLYIGVICYDDEPDKIIAREMKWDGFISADDNIKLIFDTFNDDRSAYWFGTNPLGSQDDALLTGFDMGGFNEDWDGVWEVECSILENGWSAEFRFPFSTFKFHDRSVQLWGFNILRSIRRKNEEVLWTSVGQNLGLLTIAQAGNLEGIENIKRGSPVYLMPYFSSGAQFVNGNKKYLAEPGLDVKYGITETLSLDVTVNTDFAQVESDRARINLSRFPLFFPEKREFFLEGRKTFDFNLGGNNNLFYSRRIGISRNQEIPIIGGAKLVGRMGDVEIGLIDMQTAEKSGEPSTNYGTARIKYDLLNQSYAGIMLTNKISKDKHTSSIGGDFHFSFNDFLGDKNLVIHGTAARSDLQNGKKNSWAGNFYIDYPNDLLDTYLGYRFIQSGFDPEIGFVSRRGYQQLVYNLGISPRINSGGIKQLRFEPLESSMIYGSNGELESAEFAFSPLGIEFESGDEIGIGIHRVFDRPHEDFEIFDTTKVNAGSYWYTTYGIGFETSPMRKVYGEVDMITGGYYNGNRSEIEGRITFTVNKNLTVSGDYTFNHIKINSSVLNTSEVGGRIGYTFSKHLNSSVFAQWNNEINEMNVNYRFNWKPKIGSDLYIVVNQLFTTENGIRSKDVTVLAKFVWMLII, translated from the coding sequence ATGCAGTCCATTATTGATCGTTTCCGGTATTCTTATAATCAAATTCATATTATCATATTCATTTCACTATTTATTTCCGGGTCATTCAACGCACAATCTAAATCTGTAAAAGCCGTAAAAGTAAATGAAGCGCCTGTAATTAACGGGCTCCTCGACGACCCGGTCTGGCAGAAGGGGATAATTACGAATGATTTTCTTCAGCAGGAGCCGATACCGAATTCCAATCCTTCATTAAAAACCGAATTCAGAATTATTTATGATGATGAAAATCTCTATATCGGCGTAATCTGTTACGATGACGAGCCGGATAAAATAATTGCGCGCGAAATGAAATGGGACGGATTTATAAGCGCGGACGATAACATTAAACTGATCTTCGATACATTCAACGACGACCGCTCCGCTTACTGGTTCGGTACAAATCCTCTCGGTTCCCAGGATGATGCGCTTCTTACAGGATTTGATATGGGCGGATTTAATGAGGATTGGGATGGCGTTTGGGAGGTGGAGTGTTCAATTCTTGAAAACGGATGGAGTGCCGAGTTCCGATTCCCTTTCTCAACTTTTAAATTCCACGACAGAAGCGTGCAGCTCTGGGGTTTTAATATTTTAAGATCGATCCGGAGAAAAAATGAAGAGGTTCTGTGGACTTCGGTCGGACAAAACCTGGGCTTGTTAACAATTGCACAAGCAGGTAATCTGGAGGGAATTGAAAATATTAAAAGAGGAAGTCCGGTTTATCTGATGCCATATTTCTCCTCCGGGGCGCAATTTGTCAACGGAAATAAAAAATATCTGGCTGAGCCCGGACTCGACGTTAAATATGGAATAACAGAAACTCTTTCCCTGGATGTAACTGTAAATACAGATTTTGCACAGGTCGAATCGGATCGCGCAAGGATTAATCTATCGCGCTTTCCATTATTCTTTCCGGAGAAAAGAGAATTCTTTCTCGAAGGGAGAAAAACTTTCGACTTCAATCTGGGCGGGAACAATAATCTTTTTTACAGCCGGAGAATCGGTATCAGTAGAAACCAGGAGATCCCTATTATCGGCGGCGCAAAACTCGTTGGGAGAATGGGAGATGTTGAAATCGGACTGATTGATATGCAGACGGCGGAAAAATCTGGCGAGCCTTCAACAAATTACGGAACAGCCAGAATAAAATACGATCTGCTTAATCAATCGTATGCCGGGATAATGCTTACAAATAAAATTTCGAAGGATAAGCATACAAGTTCTATAGGCGGTGATTTTCATTTTTCATTTAATGATTTCCTGGGTGATAAAAACCTTGTTATTCACGGTACCGCAGCACGATCCGACCTTCAGAACGGAAAGAAAAATTCCTGGGCCGGTAATTTTTATATTGATTATCCGAACGATCTGCTGGACACATATCTCGGCTACAGGTTCATTCAATCGGGATTTGATCCTGAAATCGGATTTGTTTCAAGGCGCGGATATCAGCAGCTGGTTTATAATCTCGGGATCTCTCCCCGTATAAACAGCGGGGGAATCAAACAACTCCGTTTCGAACCGCTCGAAAGCTCGATGATCTACGGTAGCAACGGAGAGTTAGAGTCGGCCGAGTTTGCGTTCAGCCCTCTCGGAATCGAGTTTGAATCGGGAGACGAAATCGGTATCGGCATTCACAGGGTGTTCGATAGGCCGCATGAGGATTTTGAAATATTTGATACAACAAAAGTTAACGCCGGTAGCTACTGGTATACTACTTACGGAATAGGATTTGAAACATCGCCAATGAGAAAAGTCTATGGCGAGGTTGATATGATTACGGGCGGGTATTATAATGGGAACCGTTCCGAGATTGAAGGAAGAATAACTTTTACAGTTAATAAAAATCTTACGGTCTCCGGCGACTATACCTTCAATCATATCAAAATTAACAGCAGCGTGCTGAACACAAGCGAGGTGGGCGGAAGAATAGGGTATACTTTTTCGAAACACTTAAACTCCTCGGTCTTCGCACAATGGAACAATGAAATAAACGAGATGAATGTAAATTACCGGTTCAACTGGAAGCCGAAAATTGGCAGCGATTTATATATTGTTGTCAATCAGCTCTTTACAACAGAAAACGGAATCCGTTCAAAAGATGTAACGGTACTCGCAAAATTCGTCTGGATGCTGATAATTTAA